A region of Gammaproteobacteria bacterium DNA encodes the following proteins:
- the tmk gene encoding dTMP kinase: MSALFITLEGVEGSGKSTHLPFVADWLRQRGRQVVITREPGGTHLGELIRGILLDNRHQDMSADAELLLMFAARAEHLHQVIKPALAKGSDVVCDRFTDATYAYQGGGRGLSAERIAQLEQTVQGELRPHFTLLFDAPLEVTVERARSRGQPDRFENERLAFHRRVQDVYRTRATAEPRRFLIIDSSGTVEATRALLTRKLTERVRC, from the coding sequence TCCGGCAAAAGCACCCATCTGCCCTTCGTCGCCGACTGGCTGCGCCAGCGCGGCCGGCAGGTGGTCATCACCCGCGAGCCCGGCGGCACGCATCTCGGCGAGCTGATACGCGGCATCCTGCTCGACAACCGCCATCAGGACATGTCCGCCGACGCCGAACTTCTGCTCATGTTCGCGGCCCGGGCGGAGCATCTGCATCAAGTAATCAAGCCCGCGCTGGCCAAGGGCTCGGATGTCGTCTGTGATCGTTTTACCGACGCCACCTACGCCTATCAAGGCGGCGGCCGCGGCCTGTCCGCGGAGCGCATCGCGCAACTGGAGCAGACGGTGCAGGGCGAACTCCGCCCGCATTTCACCCTGCTGTTCGACGCGCCGTTGGAAGTCACCGTCGAACGTGCACGATCGCGAGGGCAGCCGGATCGCTTCGAGAACGAACGGCTGGCGTTCCATCGGCGGGTGCAGGATGTTTATCGCACACGGGCGACGGCCGAGCCGCGGCGCTTTCTGATCATCGACAGCAGCGGTACGGTGGAAGCCACGCGGGCATTGCTGACGCGCAAACTCACGGAGCGGGTGCGGTGCTGA
- the holB gene encoding DNA polymerase III subunit delta', whose protein sequence is MLSPYPWQAEAWQRLQAWRRSETLPHGLLLTGPLGSGKFDMARVFAQGLLCVRAVDGIPCGECQGCHWVEAGTHPDLRLITFEVDEKTGKTAKEIKIAQIRELIEFAQLKSHTAPLRIAIVHPAEYMNRNAANSLLKTLEEPPPATYLILIAHQPSRLPVTVRSRCQVLRLSARAEASAVNWLSRQSACHGIDPAPLLREHGPLEALRLLESGEWGARTTLLRQAGDLLRGTADPIGISSQWTRLNAIPLLACLESLLIDVARLKAAGEEGMPVHKDLLPSLHDLAKALDFPKLFDTQALIRESRQLLERGSNLREQDVLEEIALHLSAKPMEAMTP, encoded by the coding sequence GTGCTGAGCCCGTATCCATGGCAGGCGGAGGCCTGGCAGCGGCTGCAAGCCTGGCGCCGCAGTGAAACCCTGCCGCACGGCCTGTTGCTGACCGGGCCACTGGGCAGCGGCAAGTTCGACATGGCGCGCGTGTTCGCGCAAGGATTGTTGTGCGTCCGCGCTGTTGACGGAATACCGTGCGGGGAATGCCAGGGCTGTCATTGGGTGGAGGCTGGGACGCACCCCGATCTCCGCCTGATCACTTTTGAAGTGGACGAAAAGACCGGCAAGACGGCCAAGGAGATCAAAATTGCCCAGATACGCGAGCTGATAGAATTCGCCCAGCTCAAAAGCCACACCGCGCCCCTGCGGATCGCCATCGTCCATCCGGCGGAATACATGAACCGGAACGCGGCCAACAGCCTGCTGAAGACACTTGAGGAGCCGCCGCCCGCCACATACCTTATTTTGATTGCGCATCAGCCCTCGCGATTGCCGGTGACTGTGCGCAGCCGCTGCCAGGTATTGCGCCTGTCGGCGCGCGCGGAGGCCTCCGCCGTGAACTGGCTGAGCCGGCAATCGGCCTGCCATGGCATCGACCCGGCGCCGCTGCTGAGGGAGCACGGTCCACTGGAGGCATTGCGGCTCCTGGAAAGCGGGGAATGGGGTGCGCGCACCACTTTGCTGCGGCAGGCCGGGGATTTGCTGCGCGGCACGGCCGATCCGATTGGAATCTCATCGCAATGGACGCGTCTCAACGCAATCCCATTGCTGGCTTGTCTGGAATCCCTGTTGATTGACGTGGCACGACTCAAGGCGGCGGGAGAGGAGGGGATGCCGGTCCACAAGGATCTGCTGCCCAGTTTGCATGATCTCGCAAAAGCGCTAGACTTTCCGAAATTATTCGACACGCAGGCGCTTATCCGGGAATCCCGGCAGTTGCTGGAACGGGGTTCCAATCTGCGCGAACAGGACGTGCTGGAAGAAATTGCGCTACACTTGTCCGCAAAACCGATGGAAGCCATGACGCCATGA
- a CDS encoding PilZ domain-containing protein, protein MSAPASNPRKGILSLTIKEKGALYASYMPFIKNGGLFVPTNNAYKLGEEVFMLLTLPDSKDRLPVAGRVVWLTPKGAHGNKNAGIGVQFSELDKGTTRGNIEKQLAGVLKSDRQTHTM, encoded by the coding sequence ATGAGTGCACCGGCCAGCAATCCCCGCAAGGGCATTTTGTCCCTCACCATCAAGGAAAAAGGGGCGCTATATGCCTCTTATATGCCATTTATAAAGAATGGCGGTCTGTTTGTCCCGACCAACAACGCCTACAAATTGGGTGAAGAGGTATTCATGTTGCTGACTCTGCCTGACAGCAAGGACCGCCTGCCGGTGGCCGGGAGGGTGGTCTGGCTCACACCGAAGGGCGCCCATGGCAACAAGAACGCCGGCATCGGCGTGCAATTCAGCGAACTGGACAAGGGCACCACTCGCGGTAACATCGAAAAGCAACTCGCCGGCGTGCTGAAGTCGGACCGCCAGACCCACACGATGTAA